The Prunus dulcis chromosome 3, ALMONDv2, whole genome shotgun sequence genome segment aaaccaaggTCTTTCTCTTACAGTGCGTGCCCTCTATTACAATCTGGCTAAGGAACGGTCAGATCTTTGTTTCTGCAATTCGTTTTCTCCATCTTTCTTTTATGGGTTTCTGATTATTTATAACAAACACatgttcttcttgttgtttcttttcttttttacttatCCTGTATTGGGTTGTGTTTGATTTTCAGTTTGTCACCAATTTCAATGTTAATTATACTTACTGAGCATTTCCAagtatgtttcttttttctttttcccatcTAGCCATCTGAAGGAGCTAATTGTTTATGCATTCgaattgtttttattattttatatatattgcttttggtttatatattgcaACAACAACAGAAAGAATTTATGATCAATTTatatgattagcacattataCTTTTATTAGAGCTTTAGTGTGTATACAAGCAAGCATGAGATTTCACTCCATCTTTTGGCATGGATTCTTGCAAGTTCATATTGTGTTGTTGTACCTCAGATTGAAATTATAACCCATTATGTTATATTCCTGTATTGTTTCCCTGGGCGGTACATATACTTTGAAgtcacttttttgtttttccttctgtTTCTCAGGCCAGCAGCTCTTGTGTATGTTCTGGTTGGGGTTCCCCAATTGACAGATAATTTCTTTCAGTCTGGCCGCTGCagcaaaattaatttcttctcGCACCTCTAAAAGGGTGTGGGGTAATAATGAGAGAGTGATTTTGCTTTGTGTTTTAAGGAGATCAAGATCATCACACATCTGGAGATTGTGCCGCGTTTCAGTGGGTTTGTCGCTTGATTATGGCTAAGGCCATCCAGGGTTAAACTTTTGGAAGCTTGATGGTAGTTCTTCAGTGTACATAACAAGATCACGTTCATTCGAGCTTCCAGACAATAATGAGCACAATAGTTTGCCGTTGATAGTTTTCGGTGTGATCGAAAGTAGTTAATGTGTTGATGTAGCCCTGGTAGTTTGCCACCCTGGTAGTTTGCCAGTAATGGTTAGGTTCTCATGTTTCCAAGCTCACGTCCATTGCCCCAAACCTAAGGTAAGTGGAACAATCACCGCGTTTGGTCATCGACACTTGTGATTTATTATGATTAGTTTGATGATTCATGGCTTAGTTTGATTCCAAGTCTTGTTTTTTCAAACAGAAAACTCTTCAACCTTCAGTTGAAGCAATGCATAAAACATTACAAGTTTCTTCTCAAAATCAAGCTTTGAAGAATTCATCTGGCAAAACAAGCTTAAACCTATCACAGACAGAAGGAATTTCTCAAGTTAATAGCAGTTTAAAGCATGTATCTTCTCTTGAAGCTGATTGGAAATCAGGTGATATGGAAAGCAGCTTCATTAAAGAAAGTGACCTCAAGGTTACTCAGACAGGGCGCATTATAAAGAGTAGGTCACTAGGAAGTGCATTATACCTGAAGGGGAGGGCTTCTGCTAACAATGACGCCGAGGATGAGACTGATCAAGGAATTTCTTGTGATGGTTCTCAGGATCACAATGGATTGGTGGTGCCAGATGGAAGTAGGGACAGAGGAGAAAGCCCACCTGAACAATGTCAGACAAGTCCTACATCAGACTATTGTCAGGTACGTTCTGGAATTGTCAATAATGAATCAATTTTCTCAATCGGAGAACCATTACATACAGAAAAGGAAGGCCCTGAAAATTCTGATACTCCACCATCTGGAGAGTTTGGTATTGACTCTGGTGACCATACACCTCGTGCACCACAAGGGCTTGTTAAATCACATTCTTTTGCAAACATCAGTGCTTGTTCTCCGACTATCGAGGGGCATTCTCCTATTAACCGTTTACCAGTGCATTCAAGATCTTCTGAGGACCTACATGTCTTAGGCATACAACGGAAAGGGATTTCAGTTCATGAGGCTGAAATTCAGGTAATACAAGAGAAGGATGATGATATCGGGGGTAAATCTGAGAACCGTAATTTTGAAAACTCCATTGATGATGGTTATGATTCCTGTAACTACTCTGGTTATGCAAAGGACTGGATAGTGCCAGCTACAGATGAGGTACGCACGGAGAAAAACCTCCAAGGAGAATCCTCAGTTCAAAGTTGGAATGAATTGCCAAGCAAGGATTTTAGGGTTAAGCGCATTGAGGAATGGGTTAATAATCTTCAGCATAGCAGCCCGTTGGAAGAAACAAATGAATTGCCCCAATCTAATGATCAGGTGAAGAGAGACTCCAATGACTCAAATGGTTTGGTTGCTGCTAAGACGGATGCTAAGGTCACTCCTGGCATGGAAGCTGCTAAAAGATATATATCTTCTTTGAGTGCAGCTGCCACCACAGCTCACCTGGCAAATCATGGACTAGTAGTGATCCCATTTCTTAGTGCTTTTGTAAATCTGAAGGTGGTCAATTTATCTGGAAATTCCATAGGTTCGCCTCTCAAAACTCATCTGTTCCATTCGAATATTTATCATTGTTCTTTCGGCATGCTTTTTTGCTAATTATGTTTGCATACTCGCTGCAGTGAGGATAACTGCTGGTGCTCTTCCTAGAGGACTTCATATGTTGAATCTGTcaaaaaacaatatttctACCATTGAAGGTTTGCGTGAACTCACAAGACTTCGTGTCCTGGACCTGAGCTACAACAGGATTTTGAGAATTGGACATGGTAGGTGCTTACATTGAATTATATAATTCTCAAAAAGTTGCTGGCTTTCTTGTTTATTACCCCTGAATAGTTCATGTcataacttaatttttttccctttttgaaGGCCTAGCTTCTTGTTCCTCTCTAAAGGAGTTGTACTTGGCTGGAAACAAAATCAGTGAGGTGGAGGGTCTTCATCGCCTCTTAAAACTGACCGTTCTGGATCTGCGTTTTAACAAAATCTCGACAGCAAAGTGCCTAGGTCAGCTTGCAGCTAACTACAACTCCTTGCAAGCCATCAGCTTGGAAGGAAACCCAGCTCAGAAGAATGTTGGAGACGACCAATTGAAGAAGTATCTGCAAGGACTTCTTCCCCACATGGCTTACTACAACCGGCAGCAGATCAAGAATAGCACTCTGAAGGATGCTGCAGATCGGTCCGTGCGGTTAGGCATTAGTAACCACCAGTTTGATCGTGGCCTTAGACCAGATCACAAGGCTCCAAGGAAGGCTAGCCACGGTATATCATCTCACAGGCCATCAACTCACGGCCATGGAAATCAATCTGTAGTGCCGCTGAAGAAGTCCAGGGCTCGTCATGCGCACCTCCCTCCCAGTGGAACTAAAGCATCGACACATAGTCGACATCACTACTTTGATTTGGGCAGCAAACTTATGAACCTCAAACAGGACCTCTCCATGCGCAGGAGTCGGAGCGAGGGAACTATGGCAGCTAtgtgaggttttttttttcatgctttGTAGTGGTTCATacattttgttgggttttggtttGTGTTTGGATTTCTATGTTTGCATAATGTATTAACTTTGtgatacttttatttttctgcgCTTTCTGAACACCCTATTAGTTTGTTAAATGGTTGTGTTGGAAATTGCACCATCCTGCTTAATTTGAACAAGATCAATGAACGATGCTCAAACAAACAGTATAGATGTTGGTTTGCATGAAATCAATATCAAAAGAGAGAGCAATTTTACACACAATTTACAGTTTACAATGAGAACAGAGGCAGCAAAGTAAAGAACAATTTACACCTTCCATAATTACAATAAGATTTAACCCATGCAAAACCCTTCAACCTTTAACCCATGCAGCCCTGTTGCCTTCTCAAGCAATTTCTGCAacataaaagaacaaaaaaaataaatatattcaGACTACGTCAATTTTCAGCCAAGTAAATGATAAATATTTGATGATATATAGCCGGTCAAACCTTGAGGGTCATCTTCACCGGAATCGGCGTCACTGAGCTCCTCGTGGTCCTCCTCAGGCACCGGGTGGAGCTCGACCGGGTTAGGGCCATTGGGTTCGGACCCGTCCGAGTCATCCGAAAACCTCACCACCACAACTGGGCAAACACAGTGCTGGACGCAGTAATCGGTGACGCTGCCGAGCCGGCCCACCTTGGCGGCTCGCTTGGAGGCGCCGAAGCCGCGGCTGCCCATAATGACGACGCCGAGCCGGAGCCTCTCGACTTCCAAGCACAGCCGCTCCTTCATGTCGTGGTCCTTAACTATGTGAATTTTGAACGGAATTTGAGCCTCCACCAGCGGCTGGGCCAGGTCGGCAGCTTTGGTTGTGGTGAAGGCATCGAAGTCGTCTTCCAGCTTCTGCCGGGACTCGGAGGAGGAAACGGCGTCGTTGGGGAGGTTGGGGTCGACAGAGCCCCAGTCGGCGCCGTAGAGGCCGCTTGTGGGGCGCACGTGTAGGAGGACGACGGAGTCCCCGGGCCGGAGGTAGTTCTGTACGGCCCATTGGACGGCGAAGGCGCTCTCCTCGCTTAAATCGACGGCGATCGCGACCTTCCGCTGGTCCCCGCCGGAGGCTGTTGGGGCGGCGCTGGTTTGCGGGAAACGCGAGGAGGAAGGTTGGATGTCTACGGACGGTGGTGGGTTCATTGTCGGCGATACGGTTTTTGGTACTAATTTGGATACTTGGTGGGATGTTATGCTATACTATTTGATGAATCTAAatatccaaaaacaaaaaaaaaagaggttgaTTTCTATTTTAATCAACAATGGTAAGATTTAAACATCCTTGCAAGTATTGATTTATACCGGAGGATGATGACTGAGTGAGGGACATGGATGTTTAATTGGCCTCATGATGCCCATGGTCAGCGGAGAGGTAATGTTTTATGTTCCTATTATCTGTGAATTGATGTAACTGCAACCATTGCCGGGAGGAGCTGATAATGACATGTTTGTCTGTTTtagattaattaattcataCGTATGGCCCGTGGTGTGGTATGTGATTCAGAACCTTATGTCGTTATTAGTTGATTAAATGGAGGTAAATTCTGAGAAGGAAACATAGAGGAAACATACAAATAGTTTTGTACGGTTGAATGGGCTCATTGGATTTGAGTTTGAATCTTGGAAGAGAGAGGTTGGTGGATTGTAGAAGCTGGACAAAAGCCAACGATTCATTTGGGCCGAAATGGGGACGGCAAGATCAGCTTATCTTTCACTGTGAGTGAGGCGTTTGAGGACCAAGACATGAACGGCCTTTGTGAAATTAGAgattttgttaagaaaaataattctcAGTTGTTATTGATAGAGCCAAAAGGCTAAGTATTTATAGAGCTTAACTAGGAAAATTAGGTTACTTGGAGACTACtccaaatcaattacaatcaactaataaaaggaaactaaataacaatttaataaagttcctAATttccaacactccccctcaagttggagggTGGATATCAAGAACGTCCAACTTGCACAAGAGATTGTGAAAGGTGTTACTCCCAAAGGTTGCTGATAAAGAGGCAGTGGTGTCACTGCTGTAAAGGGGGCAGATGTGTCGCAGCTGTGTCACTGTTGTAATGAAGGCAAATTTGGAGGCAAATGGAGCAGCGGTGTGCTGCTGTAAAGGGGGTTGTTGCTCCTCTCAAATCCGACGATGTATGAGAGTCGTGAGTTGAAGGAAGCAGCACCCAAACAAAGTTGTGCTGATGTTCAACGCATGTTGCATGTATGGAGGCTGTTGTTGATGTTGCTGATGTGCAACGATGGTGATTTTGTTGCTAATGTGCAACAAATGTTGTTGATGATGCCTTTTCTTGAGGCTGAATAATGATGCTGTTGGGGCAGCTGAATGATGGTGTTGCTGGTGCAACTGATTGATGATGTTGCTGGTGCAATTGTGCGGAAGCTATTGATGATGGTGTGCAGCTGCCTGTGTGCAGCTGATGTGTGACAATGTGTCTATCTCCCATATCTGCCCCTCAAATCCGAAGCTTGTAGAGGGTTGAGATttggaaaaagagaagagagaatgaaaaataatgatgaaagagagattaaaaaaggaaaaggagcaAAGCCAAGAAGATGGcgtgaaagtgaaaaaaaaaaaaaatacttttatttttatttttggtttgaaaaatgACCCACCGAAAAAAGGATATGACCCATCGAAAAAGttagccaaaaaaagaagaagaagaattcaGTGATGTGGagacagaaagaaaatatcaaacttggccaagaaaaaaagttaggtagagaaagaaaacaaaaaattgggtCTGATGTGAAACCCCAAAGAGAAACTGGTATATAAACAAAGGAGAGAAAGTG includes the following:
- the LOC117623373 gene encoding universal stress protein PHOS32-like; protein product: MNPPPSVDIQPSSSRFPQTSAAPTASGGDQRKVAIAVDLSEESAFAVQWAVQNYLRPGDSVVLLHVRPTSGLYGADWGSVDPNLPNDAVSSSESRQKLEDDFDAFTTTKAADLAQPLVEAQIPFKIHIVKDHDMKERLCLEVERLRLGVVIMGSRGFGASKRAAKVGRLGSVTDYCVQHCVCPVVVVRFSDDSDGSEPNGPNPVELHPVPEEDHEELSDADSGEDDPQEIA
- the LOC117623372 gene encoding uncharacterized protein LOC117623372, translated to MVRFSCFQAHVHCPKPKKTLQPSVEAMHKTLQVSSQNQALKNSSGKTSLNLSQTEGISQVNSSLKHVSSLEADWKSGDMESSFIKESDLKVTQTGRIIKSRSLGSALYLKGRASANNDAEDETDQGISCDGSQDHNGLVVPDGSRDRGESPPEQCQTSPTSDYCQVRSGIVNNESIFSIGEPLHTEKEGPENSDTPPSGEFGIDSGDHTPRAPQGLVKSHSFANISACSPTIEGHSPINRLPVHSRSSEDLHVLGIQRKGISVHEAEIQVIQEKDDDIGGKSENRNFENSIDDGYDSCNYSGYAKDWIVPATDEVRTEKNLQGESSVQSWNELPSKDFRVKRIEEWVNNLQHSSPLEETNELPQSNDQVKRDSNDSNGLVAAKTDAKVTPGMEAAKRYISSLSAAATTAHLANHGLVVIPFLSAFVNLKVVNLSGNSIVRITAGALPRGLHMLNLSKNNISTIEGLRELTRLRVLDLSYNRILRIGHGLASCSSLKELYLAGNKISEVEGLHRLLKLTVLDLRFNKISTAKCLGQLAANYNSLQAISLEGNPAQKNVGDDQLKKYLQGLLPHMAYYNRQQIKNSTLKDAADRSVRLGISNHQFDRGLRPDHKAPRKASHGISSHRPSTHGHGNQSVVPLKKSRARHAHLPPSGTKASTHSRHHYFDLGSKLMNLKQDLSMRRSRSEGTMAAM